A stretch of the Elephas maximus indicus isolate mEleMax1 chromosome 3, mEleMax1 primary haplotype, whole genome shotgun sequence genome encodes the following:
- the C3H19orf38 gene encoding protein HIDE1 isoform X2 produces the protein MPWTVLLFAAGSLAIPAPTILLVPPHPSSQDDPIHIACMAPRGFLGANFTLYRGGHVVQLLQAPADQLEVTFNLSRGGNEAPGGTFHCQYGVMGEHSQTQLSDLSEPVQVTFPVPTWILALSLSLVGALLFLAVLVAVVMVIRKVKVTNAQKKRERESCWAQVNFANSDMSFDNSLFAISMKIASDEDVATLDAHSSSTAASSVSVPQKRPTSTSSSPEPPDFSTFRAPL, from the exons ATGCCCTGGACTGTCCTACTCTTTGCAGCTG GCTCCTTGGCCATCCCAGCGCCAACTATCCTGCTGGTGCCCCCGCACCCCAGCAGCCAAGATGACCCCATCCACATCGCATGCATGGCCCCCAGGGGCTTCCTGGGGGCAAATTTCACACTGTACCGTGGGGGGCACGTGGTCCAGCTCCTGCAGGCCCCCGCAGACCAGCTCGAGGTCACCTTCAACTTGAGTCGTGGTGGCAATGAGGCTCCAGGAGGAACATTCCACTGCCAGTACGGCGTGATGGGGGAGCACAGCCAGACCCAGCTGTCGGACCTCAGTGAGCCAGTGCAGGTTACCTTCCCAG tACCCACATGGATCCTGGCATTGTCCCTGAGCCTGGTTGGAGCCCTCCTCTTCCTTGCTGTGTTGGTGGCTGTTGTCATGGTGATCAGGAAAG TTAAAGTCACAAATGCTCAGAAGAAAAG AGAGCGAGAATCCTGCTGGGCCCAGGTTAACTTCGCCAACTCAG ACATGTCCTTTGATAACTCGCTGTTTGCCATCTCCATG AAAATAGCTTCAGACGAAGATGTGGCCACCCTGGATGCTCACTCTAGCTCCACTGCAGCCTCCAGCGTCTCCGTGCCCCAGAAGAGGCCCACCTCCACATCATCCTCACCTGAACCCCCCGACTTCAGCACTTTCCGGGCCCCGCTCTGA
- the C3H19orf38 gene encoding protein HIDE1 isoform X1: MPWTVLLFAAGSLAIPAPTILLVPPHPSSQDDPIHIACMAPRGFLGANFTLYRGGHVVQLLQAPADQLEVTFNLSRGGNEAPGGTFHCQYGVMGEHSQTQLSDLSEPVQVTFPVPTWILALSLSLVGALLFLAVLVAVVMVIRKVKVTNAQKKRERESCWAQVNFANSDMSFDNSLFAISMLQTKMWPPWMLTLAPLQPPASPCPRRGPPPHHPHLNPPTSALSGPRSDHWGPYACVSSILPSPSSWPSREGSVLLPATSGGSGWCFLRELNRQDEGAPSLGSILMEEQEQEGHRHWPVAWTESRKPLFGFSASQDHRGRRWGYLLAP, translated from the exons ATGCCCTGGACTGTCCTACTCTTTGCAGCTG GCTCCTTGGCCATCCCAGCGCCAACTATCCTGCTGGTGCCCCCGCACCCCAGCAGCCAAGATGACCCCATCCACATCGCATGCATGGCCCCCAGGGGCTTCCTGGGGGCAAATTTCACACTGTACCGTGGGGGGCACGTGGTCCAGCTCCTGCAGGCCCCCGCAGACCAGCTCGAGGTCACCTTCAACTTGAGTCGTGGTGGCAATGAGGCTCCAGGAGGAACATTCCACTGCCAGTACGGCGTGATGGGGGAGCACAGCCAGACCCAGCTGTCGGACCTCAGTGAGCCAGTGCAGGTTACCTTCCCAG tACCCACATGGATCCTGGCATTGTCCCTGAGCCTGGTTGGAGCCCTCCTCTTCCTTGCTGTGTTGGTGGCTGTTGTCATGGTGATCAGGAAAG TTAAAGTCACAAATGCTCAGAAGAAAAG AGAGCGAGAATCCTGCTGGGCCCAGGTTAACTTCGCCAACTCAG ACATGTCCTTTGATAACTCGCTGTTTGCCATCTCCATG CTTCAGACGAAGATGTGGCCACCCTGGATGCTCACTCTAGCTCCACTGCAGCCTCCAGCGTCTCCGTGCCCCAGAAGAGGCCCACCTCCACATCATCCTCACCTGAACCCCCCGACTTCAGCACTTTCCGGGCCCCGCTCTGATCATTGGGGCCCCTATGCCTGTGTGTCCTCCATTCTGCCCTCTCCTTCAAGCTGGCCAAGCCGTGAGGGGTCTGTGCTCCTTCCAGCTACTTCTGGGGGCTCTGGCTGGTGTTTTCTCAGGGAATTGAATAGACAAGATGAAGGGGCTCCTAGCCTTGGGAGCATCCTCATGGAGGAGCAGGAACAGGAGGGGCACAGGCATTGGCCTGTAGCCTGGACAGAAAGCAGGAAGCCCCTCTTTGGATTCTCAGCTTCTCAAGACCACCGGGGAAGGAGATGGGGATATCTTTTGGCCCCCTAA